In the Helianthus annuus cultivar XRQ/B chromosome 11, HanXRQr2.0-SUNRISE, whole genome shotgun sequence genome, one interval contains:
- the LOC110888005 gene encoding uncharacterized protein LOC110888005, with translation MKYDDVGKERKLKLCELEELREEAYECTSKYKDDTKRAHDAKLKPKEFEVGQKVWLYNSRLKYFPGKLKSKWMGPYVITRVGKLGDVTIKDPKDGSKQTVNRHRLKPFLDGNNVKKDENVELVNFVVSVPTYEVN, from the coding sequence atgaaatatgacgatgTAGGAAAGGAGCGAAAATTAAAGCTTTGCGAGTTGGAGGAGCTTCGGGAAGAAGCGTATGAGTGCACCTCGAAATACAAGGATGATACGAAGAGGGCACATGACGCGAAATTGAAGCCAAaagagtttgaagtgggtcaaaaggtgtggctctACAATTCAAGGCTTAAATACTTTCCCGGTAAGCTCAAGAGcaaatggatgggcccgtatgtgattACACGGGTTGGAAAACTTGgagatgttacaatcaaggacccgaaggatgggtcgaagcaaacggttaatAGGCATCGCCTTAAACCGTTCCTTGACGGTAACAATGTGAAAAAGGATGAGAATGTGGAGTTGGTGAACTTCGTGGTAAGTGTGCCAACTTATGAGGTCAACTGA